Proteins encoded within one genomic window of Sebastes fasciatus isolate fSebFas1 chromosome 18, fSebFas1.pri, whole genome shotgun sequence:
- the LOC141756253 gene encoding alpha-1,6-mannosyl-glycoprotein 2-beta-N-acetylglucosaminyltransferase: MKSHFFLLCSSKCVFNCKKMRFRLLKKNLLALLGVSVVVVTLLFSTRVLLLSDNDTSGPTHSNNNAQGNQAMHSGDVKFNFGSLPELTKSVYNANYKQCVHNADKFPGEPRLVLVVQVHNRPEYLKLLVRSLERAAEVHGFLLIFSHDYFSEEIDAIVQGITFCKVLQIYFPFSTQLYPDEFPGKDPRDCPRDISKGDALKTGCLNAAHPDSYGHYREAFITQTKHHWWWKLHFVWERVQAMQGYDGFVIFLEEDNYILPDFFHYYKSMMEFRKSHCADCDMLALGNHDGLTDFTKLSNKVLTTGWMSTKHNIGMAISREVYYKLMGCNVEFCTYDDYNWDWTLQHLSGTCIAKPVKVLVAQGSRVLHTGDCGLHQKENCRPEWASQKVEEGLHTVKDSFFPPSLVLSSTEAVEHKAHMKNGGWGDVRDHILCNNYAKRL, from the coding sequence ATGAAaagccatttttttttgttgtgctcctcaaagtgtgtttttaacTGTAAGAAGATGAGGTTCAGGCTGCTCAAGAAGAACCTGCTGGCGCTGCTGGGTGTTTCCGTGGTAGTTGTGACTCTCCTGTTTTCCACACGTGTGTTGTTACTGTCTGATAATGACACATCTGGACCTACTCATAGTAACAATAACGCTCAGGGCAACCAGGCCATGCACTCTGGTGACGTCAAGTTCAACTTTGGCTCTCTCCCAGAGTTGACTAAGTCAGTTTATAACGCCAACTACAAGCAGTGTGTCCACAATGCTGACAAGTTCCCGGGGGAGCCTCGGCTGGTGCTGGTCGTGCAGGTCCACAACAGGCCCGAATACCTCAAGCTGCTCGTCAGATCCCTGGAGAGAGCCGCCGAAGTCCACggcttcctcctcatcttcagCCACGACTACTTCTCAGAGGAAATCGACGCCATCGTGCAAGGGATAACTTTCTGCAAAGTGCTGCAGATTTACTTCCCCTTCAGCACGCAGCTGTATCCCGACGAGTTTCCTGGGAAGGATCCACGGGACTGCCCTCGGGACATATCCAAGGGCGACGCGCTCAAAACAGGATGCCTCAACGCGGCTCATCCCGACTCCTACGGGCACTACAGGGAAGCCTTCATAACTCAGACCAAACACCACTGGTGGTGGAAGCTGCACTTCGTGTGGGAGCGGGTGCAGGCGATGCAGGGCTACGACGGGTTCGTGATCTTCCTGGAGGAGGACAACTACATCCTACCTGACTTTTTCCATTATTATAAATCCATGATGGAGTTCAGGAAGAGCCACTGCGCTGACTGCGACATGCTGGCTTTGGGGAACCACGACGGTTTAACTGATTTCACCAAACTGTCCAACAAGGTGTTGACCACCGGTTGGATGTCCACTAAACACAACATAGGCATGGCCATCTCCAGGGAGGTGTACTACAAGCTGATGGGCTGCAACGTGGAGTTCTGCACCTACGACGACTACAACTGGGACTGGACCCTGCAGCACCTCTCGGGCACCTGCATAGCGAAGCCCGTCAAGGTGCTGGTGGCGCAGGGCTCCAGGGTGCTTCACACGGGAGACTGCGGCCTCCACCAGAAGGAGAACTGCAGGCCGGAGTGGGCCTCGCAGAAGGTGGAGGAGGGCCTTCATACGGTCAAGGACAGCTTCTTCCCTCCGTCTCTCGTCCTCAGCAGCACAGAGGCGGTGGAGCACAAGGCGCACATGAAGAACGGAGGATGGGGGGACGTCCGAGACCACATTCTATGCAATAACTACGCCAAACGTCTTTGA